Genomic window (Vigna unguiculata cultivar IT97K-499-35 chromosome 10, ASM411807v1, whole genome shotgun sequence):
TCCCTACGCCAATGGTTCCCTTAGCCTTCTCACAATTCAGTCCCCAAAATCCCCCTTCAATCTCACAAGCTCTCAGATTTTCGTGCTCTCTCCCTGGGTATGTTTTCCAGCTTGCAAAACCTTCACTATTAACCTAGTTTTACCTTTTAAAGTGtgcttaaaacttaactaaaTGCCCTAGaacgaaaattaattattaggtGGTGTTTTAATGTCATTCACCCACTCCTTAAGGCTATTTTCCAGCCACCCCTCAGTTGCCATACCACTAGGGTTTTCCTTTCCACCTTTTCATATTCAAATCAAATCCAAAACTTGTCAAAAATGAAGTTACCAAATCAATATCACACCATCATgctaattcatgtttcatgcttaaCAAATCCAATCCAGACATCATATCGTACCAGAACATAATTTCatagtttaattaataaaacagtagcacaaaagttagcatacataggactcgaacccaagtcctcacacacaataaagtactctcaaccacttgagccagtacttttccacgtcataccaaccataatttaatgtcataattatttcccctcccgcgtttattaattaattatttaattaattaattaaattctacgggtcttacagagggtgttcgacccaagccgcttacttgtggtaagagtGAGAAATCTTAAACGATGAAAAACATATATaggatgttcgacccaggctgcttacttatggtaagggtggggaacttaaacgattaaaaacatatatagagTGTGTTGGACCcagccacttacttgtggtaagggtgggggaATCTTAAacgattaaaaacataaataggatgttcgacccaggccgcttacttatggtaagggtggggaatctTAAACGATTAAAACATGTATAACAtctttgacccaggccgcttacttgtgggtTTCCGTCTCTTCCTTGGCTTTCCCCTTCTGAGTGGGGTCAGCCTTGATCTTCCTCCTCAGTCGTGAGTTTTCTTGCCTGAGTGCCTCCATCTCATCGACACTGCGCTTTCTCAGATCATCGAGCTCTTGTTGTATCTTGGTTTGGCCTTCCAAGATGGCGGCCAAGTCCGGGGTGAGGCTAGCAGGTGTTGTAGGACCTGCTTTGGGCTGTTTCGTGACTCCAGCTCGGCTATGGGTGGAAACCATCGCTGAGAGTGTGCGGGTTGATATGCAAGGTGTTACTTTGTGCCCCACAGTGGGTGCCAATTGTTCCTACAGACTCAATTCGCACAAATATCagacacaaatatcaccttacctCAATTCGCAATCCCTCTATTAGGCTTCCTCCCGACTCGCATATGCTATCTGCTGGTACTTTGGCTTGGACCCGTGAGGGGttacctttaattgctggggtccatgcatatttatagattattaattatgtttgactacgtcatgggctgggccatCGTTTGGGGCTGTAGGTGGGCCTGGTCCTAGGTCAGGCCCTTTGGTTCGATCATTGTTGGCTCTAGGGGTCTTGGTTGTAGTACCTTAAGTTTGGAATAGTTGACAAGTTCTCGTTCTATCTTCTTATGTAGGTGGCTTGGGCCGCTTACGCCTGCTTGCTTGATTCATCTGATATTTGTTCGCATGTTTTGCGAGAATTCATGTAGACGGATTTTATCGTGTAGTCGTATGAGACCgcctaggtgtggtacaccagtcccacAGTCTTTGCCAGTGAAGATATAACGGCAAATGATGAAAAATGTAGGTGGTTTTTGTTAGGTCGCCTAGGTGAGGTACATAAAGTAtgattattctattttttttttctctactttAGTTACTTTTGATTCTCCAAATATACCTTAAACTCTTAAACAGATCCTAAGCTAGGAAACCACGTTATATATATACTTCCCAAATGCTTTTCTCTTGCAAGGTCGGATTTGTGTGGCTATGTCAGGACCTATATATGCTTTCCTTATAATTCTACTTGTCAAAGAATTGTTTAATTCATACTAAAACTTCAAATGAAGTGTATatcaatacatataaaaaaggTTAATGCAATTCAAGAAGAAATATGTGTCATTGGTTTCACTTTCTTCCTTTAATTCAATTACCAAGTTTGGTTTTAGTCCTTGGAGAAAGCTAATTACATATacattctaataaaaaaaaagttttctgcATACATAAAATTAGAACTTATAAGGCTAATCAAAGTTAATTAAGTACAATTATATAAATGCTTTGTGGTATATGAAGATCTCAAGTGATCATGGTTACCTTCAAGATAATGGCTGATGGTATACACTCAATAAATGTTGAAAATTTGGctatcaaaacaaaaaagcaATTATCGCAAATTCTAATTGCCGAAGCATTGGTCCTGAAACTTCAGCAGCAAAAGAAAACATTTGGAGTTTCTACTGAATTTTTGGTATACAATTTCTGCTGTgcctttaaaatatattgatgtcTAATTATTTTGATACAGTTTCTGCTATGctttcataatatattaaaaacttttaaatatatcaatgtCAGTATATTTTGAAAGCCTAGCAAAGGAACACTAAAAGAAACCAGCAGAGAATGTGAACTGAGAAAAGAATACAACAATACGAATCATTGTCATTGACTATTGAGGTTTCTTTTTGTTGCGGTTTTCCTCGGTAATTGTTTGAAACTCTTTCTCACTGGCTGCAATTAGGCGTTTGACAATGTCATATGTAGTAAGCCTGATGCTGCAAACATAAACATGGACTGGATCAGGTAATTGATCATAACAATGTGCTTCATGTCACAACTAGAATAGAACTAAGATTCAGCAAAAGGAATTTCATGAGGTGCAGTGAGAAGATTgaaaacttattaaaaatagaagatcAGAAGTACCTGCTATTTGGTAGGTTTTTCAAAGCATTTGGCACAAATCCCCGATACAAGCCAATAACTCCATCCCTTGCCACAATACCTTCATCAatgaaataatgaatttaataaCAGTATAATGAACTTGCCTAACTAAAGATGGCATGTAATCCACGCATGAGGTAATGATAATACTGAAGAAGACTTTGACACGCATAACAATGGTGATTATTTTGATGCGGATAAGAAAAACTCATAAATATGGTTATTATAGTTATATATCTGTCATGTCAGTGACTATAGCATGCTAATGCTAAAAGGTAAATCCGAGAAGTCCTAACCTGAAATGGCATCTAATACAGTCTTATAAGGTGTGCCCTTCAATTGCATTTGTCTTCGTACTGTGTCCAAAGGATAGCATGTGAGTGTGGCAAGAGATGATGAAATAATAGCAGTGAGTAAAGAAGTTTCAGTTCTCTTCTGATATTTCTCTGGCAATGACTTCTTTAATCTATTGTCCATAGAAGGTCACAATAATTCAATGTCAATGTCTTGCCCATATCCAATGATCTTAAAGACAAAAAGATTACTAATGAACTCACAAATCAAAAACGCAGAAGTTCACTGCAATATATGGAGCAATTCCAATGAGAGAAGGCCCAAGGCCATAGTAAAAAGATGCAAATCCTTCCTCTCTTAGCATGCTCAAGGCAACCTAGAAAAACCACAACATGCTTCATTTACATAGGAAAATCTTGTGAAAATATTTCACATACAAGTTTATATACCTCTGACATTGTTCGATAACCAGGTTCAACAGCTAATCTTAACCTTAGGACATCTAACGGGTAAGTGATCTACATATAAGACATATACAACGTTAGATACatatattgataattaagaagTTGTTCATAAGTGTTTAAACACAAGGTTTAATCCCTTGgatgaaacaaaacaaacattGCAAAACCAGTTGCATATCATACAAGGTTGAGCATCGTAATTAACTACTTACAAAAGTTGATGTCATGCCAGCAAAAGCACCTGCTGCAAGTCTTCCCACAACAGAGAGCTCACCATCCTTTCCCTCGAATACTTTCTATGAATCCAAAGGTATAACTTAGACATCAACATGCAATAATTGGGGTTGTAAGAAATTCATGAAAGATAATTAACAGTTAACCTTGTAAATTTCATAAGCAAAAAGTTGGACAGCACTGTAAGGTATAACTCGAATCACCTGGAACATTAGAAGTAGAGACACTGAAACAAATGAAAAGACTAGCTAACAGAATAAGAAGATATACATACAGAAATACTAATTACCGATAAATTCGTTCCTAATTATAGAGACCTGGGGGAGATTGCCCTTCCAATAACCCTTGATTCCTTCTTCCTTCCCTATTACAGTTATAGCCTGTAAATCATGATAATGTAAGCCCCATCAAAAATTTCACTGGTATTATTTCAAATCATTCATACATCACATACACAATTTGAACATTTCCTTTCTAATAAAACAACTACATTTGAAAATTAGAGTTACAATGAAAAAGGAGAGAAGAAGACACGGAAAAATTTGAAATCGGATTATACCATTCTGTTCATATTTAACTGAGTTCCAGTAGTTTTGTAGTATCATAACCACAAGCCTATtcaataagatttttaaaacaataagaATCCTAAAATATTCCAATATCTACGATCATCATGCTTCTCGGAAACAACCTAAACAAACACCACAAATTAAACAACCATTGACCAAAACAAACAGATAGATCTCACTAAACATTTACAAAAGCACCAATCACAAAAGTCAGACTGTCACACTTTTCAATAATGGACTTCCACTAGTTGATAacaacacataaaatattttatcaacaGTGGCCAAAGAATAAGCCAGCTACTCCACATTTTGTTGCTCTCAGAATAATCTTTTCACAAATTTGCTTCCCGTTTTCAAATTGCCTTTAGAAAATCTTTTTATGGTTTTGTGTTTCTACTAATAAAATACTCCCTGAACGAGACATGACCCCATTCTCCAAAGGTGATATGATACCGAAACTCATTAACAAGAGAAGcactaatataaaattaaaacaaggaTTCATGGTGAaccaaacatataattttaaattatatcacaAATTCATGCTCCTCATAAAATTCAACAATagttacataaattaatattagtatatgTCTGTATGTATAAGTATAAATACATGTGTGTGTGCATAAACAGAACCAAACACGGAAAAAGTTGCGATTACTCAATACCTCAATGAAACCAATCGCTCTCTTGGCACTTTCTTGTCCAACTCGCACGCCGTGAGTCTGCAAAATGCGCAATGTTGAATTGACCGAACTTTCAGACACTAACTTATCCGCGAAAACGgcgatagaagaaaaaaaacgaaACGAATGCGCACCTGCATGAGAAGCTTAATGCGGTCGAGGGGGGCGGTGACGGATTTGGC
Coding sequences:
- the LOC114166360 gene encoding probable envelope ADP,ATP carrier protein, chloroplastic, with amino-acid sequence MVESKERATLTWRKIPDLKSSSNGVVSPLRDGVAVLRLAPGSGTRCNFASVSVAERKFEREFSPTAAQLLQHPLAVGALVPRDAALFFAGAIAGAAAKSVTAPLDRIKLLMQTHGVRVGQESAKRAIGFIEAITVIGKEEGIKGYWKGNLPQVIRVIPYSAVQLFAYEIYKKVFEGKDGELSVVGRLAAGAFAGMTSTFITYPLDVLRLRLAVEPGYRTMSEVALSMLREEGFASFYYGLGPSLIGIAPYIAVNFCVFDLLKKSLPEKYQKRTETSLLTAIISSSLATLTCYPLDTVRRQMQLKGTPYKTVLDAISGIVARDGVIGLYRGFVPNALKNLPNSSIRLTTYDIVKRLIAASEKEFQTITEENRNKKKPQ